In Phaseolus vulgaris cultivar G19833 chromosome 3, P. vulgaris v2.0, whole genome shotgun sequence, the sequence GTGTGTAAAATTTCCAAATGATTTGGATTGTTCAAATCTTGAGTTTTTATTCTTAAAGAcaaaattggaagaatttgatgGAATCTTCAAAAGAATGGAAATTCTCAAAGTTTTAATTCTAGCCAATGATAATGTTGGAATAACACCATTGTCCACAATGTCTTTAAAAACATTAACGAATCTTCGTTATCTAGTTATTTCTGGCTATGAATTGAGCGACTTCTCATTTGTAAACAATATGAAAAAACTTCAAAGTCTTTCGATGAATGATTGTTCATTGCCTTCATTTCCTGAATTACAAACCAATGTTGCAATTACACAAATAACAACCTTAAAATTGTTACAGTTCTACAGATGTAAAATGAAAGGGAAGAATTTTGAAGTGATAAAAAGAACCCCACGACTAGAAGAGTTGTACATTGTTGAAGAAAAATGGAAAGCTAACAGTGAAGACAATATTGAATTCTTTAACACGTTTAGTGTCCCCCAAACATTGCAAAGGTATGCAATTGTATTGGGATACAAtgacttttattataattataattatcttCACCCTCCTTCCAGAACTCTATTACTTAACCATTTTGACATATCAAATGAGGTAATTAAGGGTTTGGCAAAAAAAGCAACAGATCTAGTTGTAGCAAATATTCAGGGAGGCGCAAAAAATATCATCCCTGATATATTTCAAATTGAAGGAGGAGGTTTGGATGAACTGAATAAGTTTGAGATACAGGATTCTGAAGAGATAGAGTGCTTGATTGAAACTAGTAACCATTTGAGTGAGGTGGTAACTTTCTTCTCAAAGTTGCATACGCTCAGAATGAATAACATGAAAAGTCTAAGAGCTTTATGGCATTGTTTTCAACCTGCCAATGGGCCTTTTGAGAACTTAGAGGAGTTGTATTTAAGTGATTGTCCACGGTTGACATCTCTCTTCACGTATGTCGTTGCTCGATGTTTGGTacaattgaaaatattaaaaatatcagaATGTGATGGACTGAAACATATATTAGCAGATGatgagaaaagagagaaaaatcaaTGTGAATTCACCATTGGGCATCCTGTACAAATCTTCCAAAATCTTCAGGAAGTAGAGGTAAATAGATGTAGAGAATTAAAAGATATATTCTCGACCAGTGTTTTAAAAGGCTTAGCTCAATTGAAAGTGCTCAATATACAAGAATGCAACATGTTAGATCAAATATTTGGGGATATTGATCCATTAACATACCAGGATAAAAAAGAAGAACTTGCTGAAATCGTTGAGGAAGGTAAGCATCCACATTTGTATAGCACTTCAACTCCATCAACAACAATTTTGAACCATAGCCCAGGTACATATTAAGAAGTCTACATGTTATTGCTTAGTTGAAGTTATTTACAAGTTAGATGAAAACTGCTAATCTGTTATTTTTCATTCACGTGGTTCAAACTCAAGACATTACTAATCTAGTTTTACTTAAACCTACTACTTCTTAATGCACTATGAGCAAAATTTGTCTCCAATCAAAATTAAAGACAATTATATTTgcattttaaactttttagaTAATTtcgaattattttaaaaaaatttgttttgtaTGATTCTTTTCATCATTATTAACGAATCGTTTGATGCTTAGGATTGCAGTTCCGTCCCTAGAAACCAATGTCTTCAAAATTAGAATGTAACTTGCACACATAACATATATATAACGAACTCTAATATGTTGAGcgatatttttcttatttataattgCTTTTCAGGAACTTTATCAAGCCTTGCAAGCCTTACGATAATCGATTGTCCGAAGTTAGGCTCAATTTTTACAGCATCTATAGCTAAGACCTTGACTTTTTTGGAagtgttgatcataaaaaggtgcAATAGTTTGAAACATATAGTAACTCATGAAAGGGTCAATCAACAGAAGGAAAACATTGTCCAGGATGACCATGACTTTCAGAGTGATATTTCAATCTTCCAAAGTTTGAAAACGCTAAATATCAGTGAATGTGACTTATTGCAATGTATGTTCCCTATCTCTTTTGTTGGAGGCATGGAAATAGGAAATAAAGAGGCTTCTAATTTGAAAGATCTTTCAAGTcaacaacaaaataataatcaaattgaGCTTCCTGCTTTAGAAATACTCGTACTTGTTCGTATCATGGATAACTCTCTTCTAGGCAATTATCATGTAAGATGTCCATCTTTAGGAAAACTATCATTGACTACTGGAAGATGTGTTGAGTTTTTCACTATAAATTGTTCAGCAGATTCTTCAAAAGCTAGACAAGAGGATTATATTGCAATCAAGGTATGATTATCATCACTTACTTTGTCTCTCTCTTCGTGTATTTAGAAAAATTACTCAAAACATTTGAATTGCACGATCATTTTGtgctaaaaataaaagttggTCTTACAAGCACTATACCGAAGGTGCAACatgaattttttaatatctaagtatTGGCATAGATTATTTGGAATAGATTACTTTTGTGAAATTATTCTcttttcaactttttcttgttgtgctaaacaaaaataatttattttcataaacaattatTTGTTAGAAATGAAATACATTAATAATTAAAGTTAAGACACTAATTAGTTTGGTTTAACAAGTAACTTGGTGTATGTATTGCAGATATCGAACTCAGATTCTATTTTCCCAGTTGAAAGTGTTCAATATATTTCAAAACCACCACATGGTTTGACCTTGATTATTATGCATAACATAAGAGAGATTAACATGAATGGCTTTGATAAGGTAAAGTACATTTTTAAATTGTCCATTGCTTCATTACTGATGTTGGAAATCTTGAGAATCGAGCAATGTCACGGACTTGAGCACATTATAGACACTGAGGATGAATATGGCAAAGAGAATTTGAATGCAATCTTCCCAAACTTAAGAGACCTCTCAGTGCGTGATTGTGGCCAATTGACATATATGTTTGGCCAATATTTCGCAGCTAATAAGGATTGTGAGGAGATGCATATTCATTTCTCAGCATTGGAAATACTCTCTCTTGATAATCTACCAAATTTTGTTAGCATTTGTGCTACCAACAATCTCACCGTGACGTGGCCATCTTTGAAGGAGTTTACTTGTTATAAATGTGCCTATCCGTTTTATAATTCTATTAATTGCTTGACGGCTCCTGCAGATTCAAGAGAACCTATCAACGCAAGTAAGAAGGTAGTCTTgtcttttttttatgattattagttatttgttccttttttgttttctttttggagTTTTTTCATTTCCTATGAATGTCCTGTAGGATCCAAAAGGGGTTCAGAACCCTCTTCTCACTTTGCAAAATATATCTGTAACCAATTCTGAAGTAGAAGGTATTTTTTGTCTTAATGGAGATGGAATGATTGGGCAACAAGTGAGCTTAAGGTTAGAGCGTTTGAAATTGGAAAATATACCTCAAATGACTTATATTTGGGTGGCTTCCAAGATTTCAGTTAATCTCCAACATCTTactacattaaaaataataggaTGTGCAAAATTGAAAGTAATATTTCCTCCCTCTGTTTTAAGAAGCTTACCAGAGTTGAAAGAGCTAATAATAAAAGAATGCATGAAATTGAAGAAGATTGTTGGATGTGAACAAGGAGCTCCAAACAATTCTCTTATCTTCTCAAATCTtcaaaaattagaaattattggATGTGCAAAATTGGAAGTAATCTTTTCAAAGTATGATTTAAGATGCCTACCAATGTTGAGTATTGTGAAGATAAGAAAATGCAAAGAATTAAGAGTAATCATTGAAGAGGATGTGGAGGATAACAAATTGTCTAGTCTTCTTTCTCCTCAGGCATTCTTCCCAAAACAAGAAGCATTGTATGTTGGACATTGCCACAAACTCAAAAGATTTATCTCTGGATCTGCATCTAATGACTTTCCTAATCTTTATCTTTTAATCATAAGTGGAGCCTCTAAACTAGAAGAGTTTGTTAGACGTGGACAAGGAAAAGGTGATGATGAGAtaggaaaaacaaaaattgaactTCCAAGACTCAAAGTTTTAATATTTACGCATCTTTCAAATCTCAACCAAGAGTTTGAATTGTCCCATTTAAAGAATTGTGTTGTCTACGAATGTCCAAAACTATCTTTGACTCCAACAACTACTCTGGAGAAACTCAAGAAAACTTTTCCTTATCATGGTAAATACTATATTTCCTTACAAATTAACTATTTCATTCAGATAAGACTGTTTCAAATTTCCAACCGAGTAtttactaaattttttaaaataaacacagtaaattattatttgctgattttttttttaattttaagctCTAGTAATTGTAGTTAGGAAGAACTGTTAAAGAAAACGATCGATCCTTTATTTTGAtgggtgataaaaaaaattcctatGATGAAACTTTTTAAATCATTTGTTATATTTAGttgtaataatataattattcatCATGAAAAGCTGAGGTTGCGtttcttttttatgtatttttcgTTACAGATTTCAAAAGGACTGGACTTTGGTTATGGGAGATAAATCACTTGATGAGAAGTTTAGA encodes:
- the LOC137806010 gene encoding uncharacterized protein, whose protein sequence is MEYSSSLVQVKESCIWWNKLMECLLGFASSVSRDLVCGTLNQLRYPCCFNNFVKKLEEEEGDLIVTKDSVQKFVTNAKKQTRKTSEVVDKWLQDAINDADNVNQLLKEAKAKKICCFGHCPNLIWRYRVGKKLANKTVDLEKFIEKGRHYVPFDRIATLPSGTLDILLEKSMNFESRQSAYEQLLEAVKNNDVSMIGLYGMGGCGKTTLAMEVKKLVEAEHCFEKVLFVPISSTVEVQRIQEKIASSLQYTFPETEVMERAQRLCLRLNQEKNILVILDDVWEKLDYGGIGIPSSEHHKGCKILITTRSEEVCTSMDCQRMIYLPILTDEEAWTLFQNKALISEDTLDTLKHMGKLISNECKGLPVAVAAVASSLKGKAETIWSVTLNKLRSSKPVNIERGLIDPYKCLQLSYDNLDTKEAKSLFLLCSVFPEDYEIPIESLTRYAIGLGVVGEAHSYEEARSEVVATKIKLVSSCLLLDEKNECVKMHDLVRDVAHLIAKNENKIIKCEVEKDVTIEQNSIRCLWCVKFPNDLDCSNLEFLFLKTKLEEFDGIFKRMEILKVLILANDNVGITPLSTMSLKTLTNLRYLVISGYELSDFSFVNNMKKLQSLSMNDCSLPSFPELQTNVAITQITTLKLLQFYRCKMKGKNFEVIKRTPRLEELYIVEEKWKANSEDNIEFFNTFSVPQTLQRYAIVLGYNDFYYNYNYLHPPSRTLLLNHFDISNEVIKGLAKKATDLVVANIQGGAKNIIPDIFQIEGGGLDELNKFEIQDSEEIECLIETSNHLSEVVTFFSKLHTLRMNNMKSLRALWHCFQPANGPFENLEELYLSDCPRLTSLFTYVVARCLVQLKILKISECDGLKHILADDEKREKNQCEFTIGHPVQIFQNLQEVEVNRCRELKDIFSTSVLKGLAQLKVLNIQECNMLDQIFGDIDPLTYQDKKEELAEIVEEGKHPHLYSTSTPSTTILNHSPGTLSSLASLTIIDCPKLGSIFTASIAKTLTFLEVLIIKRCNSLKHIVTHERVNQQKENIVQDDHDFQSDISIFQSLKTLNISECDLLQCMFPISFVGGMEIGNKEASNLKDLSSQQQNNNQIELPALEILVLVRIMDNSLLGNYHVRCPSLGKLSLTTGRCVEFFTINCSADSSKARQEDYIAIKISNSDSIFPVESVQYISKPPHGLTLIIMHNIREINMNGFDKVKYIFKLSIASLLMLEILRIEQCHGLEHIIDTEDEYGKENLNAIFPNLRDLSVRDCGQLTYMFGQYFAANKDCEEMHIHFSALEILSLDNLPNFVSICATNNLTVTWPSLKEFTCYKCAYPFYNSINCLTAPADSREPINASKKDPKGVQNPLLTLQNISVTNSEVEGIFCLNGDGMIGQQVSLRLERLKLENIPQMTYIWVASKISVNLQHLTTLKIIGCAKLKVIFPPSVLRSLPELKELIIKECMKLKKIVGCEQGAPNNSLIFSNLQKLEIIGCAKLEVIFSKYDLRCLPMLSIVKIRKCKELRVIIEEDVEDNKLSSLLSPQAFFPKQEALYVGHCHKLKRFISGSASNDFPNLYLLIISGASKLEEFVRRGQGKGDDEIGKTKIELPRLKVLIFTHLSNLNQEFELSHLKNCVVYECPKLSLTPTTTLEKLKKTFPYHDFKRTGLWLWEINHLMRSLDEDFSISCSSEFTSTQIPNFTSSGLMQIAEY